A single region of the Enterobacteriaceae endosymbiont of Donacia cinerea genome encodes:
- the pfkA gene encoding 6-phosphofructokinase — protein sequence MIQKIGVLTSGGDAPGMNAAIRGVVRTAISYNIEIFGIYNGYLGLYNNNIIKLNRFSVSDIINKGGTFLGSARFPQFKNQKVRSVAINNMKKHGINALVVIGGDGTYIGAKLLTEMGFPCIGIPGTIDNDVAGTDYSIGYSTALETIVEAIDKLRDTSTSHQRISIVEIMGRHCGDLTLSAAIAGGCEFIVLPEINYNQEDLVKEIKLGIEKGKKHAIVLITEFICDINKLAKFIQTKIKRETRTTVLGYIQRGGSPVAYDRILGSQMGSFAVELLYKGYGGRCIGIQKNKMIHHDIIDAILNMKKIFKKDLLDIAKKLY from the coding sequence ATGATTCAAAAAATTGGTGTACTTACAAGTGGTGGAGATGCTCCAGGAATGAATGCTGCTATTAGAGGTGTTGTGAGAACAGCAATAAGTTATAATATAGAAATTTTTGGCATATATAATGGTTATTTAGGATTATATAATAATAATATTATTAAATTAAATAGATTTAGTGTATCTGATATTATTAATAAAGGAGGTACTTTTTTAGGATCTGCTCGTTTTCCTCAATTTAAAAATCAAAAAGTACGTTCTGTTGCTATAAATAATATGAAAAAACATGGTATTAATGCATTAGTTGTAATAGGAGGAGATGGTACGTATATTGGTGCTAAATTATTAACAGAAATGGGTTTTCCATGTATAGGAATTCCAGGAACAATTGATAATGATGTAGCAGGTACTGATTATAGTATAGGTTATTCTACTGCTTTAGAAACTATTGTTGAAGCTATTGATAAATTAAGAGATACATCTACTTCTCATCAAAGAATATCTATTGTTGAAATTATGGGTAGACATTGTGGAGATTTAACTTTATCTGCAGCTATTGCTGGAGGTTGTGAATTTATAGTTTTACCTGAAATTAATTATAATCAAGAAGATTTAGTAAAAGAAATAAAATTAGGTATAGAAAAAGGTAAAAAACATGCAATAGTATTGATTACCGAATTTATTTGTGATATTAATAAACTAGCGAAATTTATCCAAACTAAAATTAAACGTGAAACTAGAACTACAGTTTTAGGTTATATCCAAAGAGGAGGTTCTCCTGTTGCATATGATCGTATTTTAGGTTCTCAAATGGGATCTTTTGCAGTAGAATTATTATACAAAGGATATGGGGGAAGATGTATAGGTATTCAAAAAAATAAAATGATTCATCATGATATTATTGATGCTATTTTAAATATGAAAAAAATTTTTAAAAAAGATTTATTAGATATTGCTAAAAAATTATATTAA
- a CDS encoding cation diffusion facilitator family transporter produces the protein MNNISQQIYFKENKNEYNKLIKKATNLAILLSLTLLILKLLAWWQTKSISMLAACVDSFVDITSSSINLLIIYYSLQPADLEHTFGHGKAESLSALTQSIFICITAIFLFLNSLKYISNPTKIYYPIIGILVIIISFFLTLILVLFQRKVIAKTNSQATHADMMHYESDILINSAILLALILNYFHIKQADSFIALIISIFIFYNAFKVGYKAIQSLLDRSLPEHEKKIIIDLITSWPKVKGAHQLKTRQSGPTRFIQLHLVLEDNLPLLESHSIAKKIENALNKKFPYSDIIIHQDPYSIVSKKYKGFFKN, from the coding sequence ATGAATAATATATCTCAACAAATTTATTTTAAAGAAAACAAAAATGAATATAATAAATTAATAAAAAAAGCTACAAATTTAGCAATTTTATTATCTTTAACATTATTAATACTAAAATTATTAGCTTGGTGGCAAACAAAATCTATAAGTATGTTAGCTGCTTGCGTAGATTCTTTTGTTGATATTACGTCTTCATCAATTAATTTATTAATTATATATTATTCTTTACAGCCTGCTGATTTAGAACATACATTTGGTCATGGCAAAGCTGAATCACTATCTGCTTTAACACAAAGTATATTTATTTGTATTACAGCAATATTTTTATTTTTAAATAGTTTAAAATATATATCTAATCCTACAAAAATATATTATCCAATAATAGGAATATTAGTTATAATAATTTCATTTTTTTTAACTTTAATATTAGTTCTTTTTCAAAGAAAAGTAATAGCTAAAACAAATAGTCAAGCTACTCATGCTGATATGATGCATTATGAATCAGATATTTTGATTAATAGTGCAATTTTATTAGCTTTAATTTTAAATTATTTTCATATAAAACAAGCAGATTCTTTTATAGCATTAATTATAAGTATATTTATTTTTTATAACGCTTTTAAAGTAGGATATAAAGCAATACAATCTTTGTTAGATAGATCATTACCAGAACATGAAAAAAAAATTATAATAGATTTAATTACTTCTTGGCCTAAAGTAAAAGGAGCACATCAATTAAAAACAAGACAATCTGGTCCTACACGTTTTATACAACTTCATTTAGTATTAGAAGATAATTTACCTTTATTAGAATCACATTCAATTGCGAAAAAGATAGAAAATGCTCTAAATAAAAAATTTCCTTATTCAGATATAATTATACATCAAGATCCATATTCTATAGTTTCTAAAAAATATAAAGGTTTTTTTAAAAATTAA
- the erpA gene encoding iron-sulfur cluster insertion protein ErpA: MNINSKDINISLTKRAANKIKKLYSKNKNFRIFILGGGCSGFKYDFMLDKKIKKNDILINLLGINIVIDKISMQYLTGSIIDYIENIEESKFIIKNPYMKNTCSCGSSFDI, translated from the coding sequence ATGAATATTAATTCAAAAGATATTAATATCTCTTTAACAAAGAGAGCCGCAAATAAAATAAAAAAATTATATTCTAAAAATAAAAATTTTAGAATATTTATTTTAGGTGGAGGATGTAGTGGATTTAAATATGATTTTATGTTAGATAAAAAAATAAAAAAAAACGATATTCTTATAAATTTGTTAGGTATAAATATCGTAATAGATAAAATAAGTATGCAATATTTAACTGGAAGTATTATTGATTATATAGAAAATATTGAAGAATCTAAATTTATTATTAAAAATCCATATATGAAAAATACATGTAGTTGTGGTTCTTCTTTTGATATTTAA
- the ileS gene encoding isoleucine--tRNA ligase: protein MISMKNKFDLNLPKTKFPMKACLTENELIILKEWEKDNLYEKILNIKKNKKIFILHDGPPYANGDIHIGHAFNKILKDIIIKSKNMDGYYTYFIPGWDCHGLPIEQKVEEILKKQNKKISKKKFRIKCREYAFKQIEKQKKDFIRLGIFADWVNPYLTMNFQTEANIVRTLGKVIKNNYIYKGKKPVYWCTKCVSSLAEAEVNYVKEKTLTCYVMFNIINSNVFKKILNIEIKNYNISFLIWTTTPWTIPANRAIVVNSEIYYQLIKINKKIIIIAKNLVNIIMYKAKIIKWKILLEIKGKHFKNILIKNPINNKISSVITSDYVSETSGTGIVHMAPNHGLDDYKICHQNNIKCLENIIDKKGFFVNSVHPQLDKISIFSSTKIIIKILTKTNTLFLLENYVHNYPYCWRHKIQIIYISTSQWFISIDKKNLRKLAKKVIKKVNWIPNWGYKRMYLMLDKRPDWCISRQRTWGIPIPLFVNKKTQKIHVNSLKFIEKIACMIEKKGIQAWWDLNINKFLGEDAILYEKVTDVLDVWFDSGSTHDSIIKKIKKFKKNKIDVYLEGTDQYRGWFISSLIISTIINNDAPYKTVISHGFTVDENGKKMSKSLGNIIKPQSIVNTLGSDILRLWVSSTDYTNEIHISSNILNRITEIYRRIRNTVRFLLSNLDNFIPEKNLIKIEQMLILDKWIIHRTKVTQNKIIKYYKEYNIQNVVQEITQFCSIDLGSIYFDIIKDRQYTFKKFSIERLSCQMSLYMILESLVRWITPILSFTAHEIWNYIPGIRSKYVFTEEWYSKLFYLSSNSIMNNKYWDEIFLFKNKINKIIEYARNKKIIGSSLEANITVFVNTNIYKKLVILGSELRFLLLVSNISFYEERKMSTNKLIKSFKITKSKYFKCKRCWYFYKNIINNICDRCRLNTIGDGEKRLFI, encoded by the coding sequence ATAATTAGTATGAAAAATAAATTTGATTTAAATTTACCAAAAACAAAATTTCCAATGAAAGCATGTTTAACGGAAAATGAGTTAATTATATTAAAAGAATGGGAAAAGGATAATTTATATGAAAAAATATTAAATATAAAAAAAAATAAAAAAATATTTATTTTACATGATGGACCACCATATGCAAATGGAGATATTCATATCGGGCATGCTTTTAATAAAATTTTAAAAGATATTATTATCAAATCTAAAAATATGGATGGATACTATACTTATTTTATTCCTGGTTGGGACTGTCATGGTTTACCTATAGAACAGAAAGTAGAAGAAATTTTAAAGAAACAAAATAAAAAAATTTCCAAAAAAAAATTTAGAATTAAATGTAGAGAATATGCTTTTAAACAAATTGAAAAACAAAAAAAAGATTTTATAAGATTAGGAATATTTGCTGATTGGGTAAACCCTTATTTAACAATGAATTTTCAAACAGAAGCAAATATTGTTCGTACTTTAGGAAAAGTTATTAAAAATAATTATATATATAAAGGTAAAAAACCAGTATATTGGTGTACAAAATGTGTTTCTTCTTTAGCTGAAGCTGAAGTTAATTATGTTAAAGAAAAAACATTAACATGTTATGTTATGTTTAATATAATAAATTCTAATGTTTTTAAAAAAATTTTAAATATAGAAATAAAAAATTATAATATTTCATTTTTAATATGGACTACAACACCGTGGACTATTCCAGCAAATAGAGCTATTGTTGTAAATAGTGAAATATATTATCAATTAATTAAAATTAATAAAAAAATTATTATAATAGCTAAAAATTTAGTTAATATTATTATGTATAAAGCAAAAATTATAAAATGGAAAATTTTATTAGAAATAAAAGGTAAACATTTTAAAAATATATTAATAAAAAATCCAATTAATAATAAAATTTCTTCTGTAATTACAAGTGATTATGTTTCTGAAACATCAGGAACTGGAATTGTTCATATGGCTCCTAATCATGGATTAGATGATTATAAAATATGTCATCAAAATAATATAAAATGTTTAGAAAATATTATAGACAAAAAAGGATTTTTTGTAAATAGTGTACATCCTCAATTAGATAAAATTAGTATTTTTTCTTCTACAAAAATAATTATAAAAATCTTAACAAAAACAAACACATTATTTTTATTAGAAAATTATGTACATAATTATCCATATTGTTGGCGTCATAAAATACAAATTATATATATATCTACATCACAATGGTTTATTAGTATAGATAAAAAAAATCTTAGAAAATTAGCAAAAAAAGTTATAAAAAAAGTAAATTGGATACCTAATTGGGGTTATAAAAGAATGTATTTAATGTTAGATAAAAGACCTGATTGGTGTATTTCTAGACAAAGAACTTGGGGAATTCCAATTCCTTTATTTGTTAATAAAAAAACACAAAAAATACATGTTAATTCTTTAAAATTTATTGAAAAAATAGCTTGTATGATTGAAAAAAAAGGTATACAAGCATGGTGGGATTTAAATATTAATAAATTTTTAGGGGAAGACGCTATTTTATATGAAAAAGTTACAGATGTATTAGATGTATGGTTTGATTCTGGATCTACTCATGATTCGATTATTAAAAAAATCAAAAAATTTAAAAAAAATAAAATTGATGTATATTTAGAAGGTACAGATCAATATAGAGGATGGTTTATTTCCTCATTAATTATTTCAACAATAATTAATAATGATGCTCCATATAAAACAGTAATAAGTCATGGATTTACTGTTGATGAAAATGGTAAAAAGATGTCTAAATCTTTAGGTAATATTATTAAACCTCAAAGTATAGTAAATACTTTAGGTAGTGATATTTTAAGATTATGGGTATCTTCTACTGATTATACTAATGAAATACATATTTCTTCTAATATTCTAAACAGAATTACCGAAATTTATAGAAGAATTAGAAATACAGTTAGATTTTTATTATCTAATTTAGATAATTTTATACCAGAAAAAAATCTAATAAAAATAGAACAAATGTTAATTTTAGATAAATGGATTATCCATAGAACAAAAGTTACACAAAATAAAATTATAAAATATTATAAGGAATATAATATACAAAATGTAGTTCAAGAAATAACACAATTTTGTTCTATAGATTTAGGTTCCATTTATTTTGATATTATAAAAGATAGACAATATACATTTAAAAAATTTAGTATAGAAAGATTAAGTTGTCAAATGTCTTTATATATGATCCTTGAATCTTTAGTAAGATGGATAACACCAATATTATCTTTTACAGCTCATGAAATTTGGAATTATATTCCTGGAATAAGATCTAAATATGTTTTTACAGAAGAGTGGTATTCTAAATTATTTTATTTATCATCGAATAGTATAATGAATAATAAATATTGGGATGAAATTTTTCTTTTTAAAAATAAAATTAATAAAATTATTGAATATGCAAGAAATAAAAAAATTATAGGTAGTTCATTAGAAGCAAATATTACTGTATTTGTGAATACAAATATTTATAAAAAATTAGTAATATTAGGTTCAGAATTACGTTTTTTATTATTAGTATCTAATATTTCTTTTTATGAAGAACGAAAAATGTCTACAAATAAATTAATAAAAAGTTTTAAAATTACTAAATCAAAATATTTTAAATGTAAACGTTGTTGGTATTTTTATAAAAATATAATTAATAATATTTGTGATCGTTGTAGATTAAATACAATAGGTGATGGTGAAAAACGTTTATTTATTTAA
- the lspA gene encoding signal peptidase II, which yields MVKNVYLFNKFFKIIKKKIKIKILNIYILLFILIDFFSKNLIIKKIKLYKFYYICSYLNLIYLQNYGIIFGFLKNFKNINLFLIKINIIILIILIFIKNNFNQLSYNILFSGILSNLLNRIQYGFVIDFIDIHILDYHFPIFNIADILIFVSIILIIKDNFKISK from the coding sequence ATGGTGAAAAACGTTTATTTATTTAATAAGTTTTTTAAAATAATTAAAAAAAAAATAAAAATAAAAATATTAAATATATATATTTTATTATTTATATTAATAGATTTTTTCAGTAAAAATCTCATTATTAAAAAAATAAAACTATATAAATTTTATTATATTTGTTCTTATTTAAATTTAATTTATTTACAAAATTATGGTATTATTTTTGGTTTTTTAAAAAATTTTAAAAATATTAATTTATTTTTAATAAAAATTAATATAATTATATTAATAATATTAATTTTTATTAAAAATAATTTTAATCAATTATCTTATAATATTTTATTTAGTGGAATATTAAGTAATTTACTTAATAGAATTCAATATGGCTTTGTGATAGATTTTATAGATATACATATATTAGATTATCATTTTCCTATTTTTAATATTGCAGATATTCTAATTTTTGTTAGTATAATTCTGATTATCAAAGATAATTTTAAAATATCAAAATAA
- the gpmA gene encoding 2,3-diphosphoglycerate-dependent phosphoglycerate mutase — MSNTKLVLLRHGQSTWNKKNLFTGWHDVELSPEGKIEAIQAGKILKIKNFKFDYAYTSVLKRAIHTLWLTLKELDQLWIPIKKTWRLNERHYGKLQGMNKDEIINKFGKKKVQEWRRSFTVTPPALSNDDIRWSRFDSKYSKLEDYQLPLSESLCKTLERVMYIWKHNISTKIINGERILIVAHGNSLRALIKHIENINDNDIINLNIATGIPIVYEFDSNLNYKKKYYLNN, encoded by the coding sequence ATGTCTAATACAAAATTAGTATTATTACGTCATGGACAAAGTACATGGAATAAAAAAAATTTATTTACTGGTTGGCATGATGTTGAATTATCTCCAGAAGGAAAAATTGAAGCAATACAAGCAGGTAAAATATTAAAAATAAAAAATTTTAAATTTGATTACGCATATACTTCTGTTTTAAAAAGAGCAATTCATACTTTATGGTTAACTTTAAAAGAATTAGATCAACTCTGGATTCCTATTAAAAAAACATGGAGATTAAATGAAAGACATTATGGCAAACTCCAAGGTATGAACAAAGATGAAATTATTAATAAATTTGGTAAAAAAAAAGTACAAGAATGGCGTCGTAGTTTTACAGTTACACCACCAGCATTATCTAATGACGATATTAGATGGTCTAGATTTGATTCAAAGTATTCTAAATTAGAAGATTATCAATTACCTTTATCAGAAAGCTTATGCAAGACATTAGAAAGAGTAATGTATATATGGAAACATAACATATCAACTAAGATTATAAATGGAGAAAGAATTCTTATTGTTGCACACGGTAACTCACTAAGAGCTTTAATTAAACATATTGAAAATATTAATGATAATGATATTATTAATTTAAATATTGCTACCGGTATACCTATAGTTTATGAATTTGATAGTAATTTAAACTATAAAAAAAAATATTATTTAAATAATTAA
- the rpsT gene encoding 30S ribosomal protein S20 yields the protein MANIKSAKKRILKSEKKRKNNIRYRSMLKTFIKKVNNAIFNKNIKLSKKNFKIMQSIIDKQVQKKLIHKNKASRYKSRLFNKILHLN from the coding sequence ATGGCGAATATAAAGTCAGCTAAAAAAAGGATTTTAAAATCAGAAAAAAAAAGAAAAAATAATATCAGGTATCGTTCAATGTTAAAAACTTTTATTAAAAAAGTTAATAATGCTATTTTTAATAAAAATATAAAATTATCAAAAAAAAATTTTAAAATAATGCAATCTATTATTGATAAACAAGTACAAAAAAAATTAATTCATAAAAATAAAGCATCACGTTACAAGTCTAGATTATTTAATAAGATTTTACATCTTAATTAA
- the rplY gene encoding 50S ribosomal protein L25: protein MNIIKFLKRIQTGKKFSRRLRLNNQFPAIIYGKKKKEIPIIINDNDIVNINFKKILKKKLHIIKLIDEKEKTYKVNIIDIQYHPYKNMKIYHIDFLFIK from the coding sequence ATGAATATTATAAAATTTTTAAAAAGAATACAGACAGGTAAAAAATTTAGTAGACGTTTAAGACTAAATAACCAATTTCCAGCCATAATTTATGGTAAAAAAAAAAAAGAAATACCTATTATTATAAATGATAATGATATAGTTAATATTAATTTTAAAAAAATTTTAAAAAAAAAACTTCATATAATTAAACTAATAGATGAAAAAGAAAAAACTTATAAAGTAAACATTATTGATATTCAATATCATCCGTATAAAAATATGAAGATATATCATATAGATTTTTTATTTATAAAATAA
- the dapB gene encoding 4-hydroxy-tetrahydrodipicolinate reductase, with amino-acid sequence MKKNQIRLAIAGINGRMGKNIFKILNTEKINNILLNGVTESKISLKKINKILYKSNFLDIKSNIIDIIDKFDVLIDFTNPKTTLKNINICEKYKKKIVIGTTGFTQEQKLIIRKISKNIAIILSSNFSQGINILLKIIENIINILCKNKKINNLDIDIIEKHHKKKIDLPSGTALSLKNTIIKAYKKFNILKKITCHSIRAADLYGEHSVLFSFIGEQIELIHKASNRMPFAKGAIQAAIWINNKKSGIYNMHDVLEI; translated from the coding sequence ATGAAAAAAAATCAAATTCGTTTAGCTATAGCAGGAATTAATGGTCGTATGGGTAAAAATATTTTTAAAATACTAAATACAGAAAAAATAAATAATATTTTATTAAATGGAGTTACAGAAAGTAAAATATCTCTAAAAAAGATAAATAAAATTTTATATAAATCTAATTTTTTAGATATTAAATCTAATATAATAGATATTATAGATAAATTTGATGTTTTAATAGATTTTACAAATCCGAAAACAACACTAAAAAATATAAATATTTGTGAAAAATATAAAAAAAAAATTGTTATTGGAACTACAGGTTTTACTCAAGAACAAAAATTAATAATTAGAAAAATATCAAAAAATATAGCTATTATTTTATCTTCTAATTTTAGTCAAGGTATAAATATTTTATTAAAAATAATAGAAAATATAATTAATATTTTATGTAAAAATAAAAAAATAAATAATTTAGATATAGATATAATAGAAAAACATCATAAAAAAAAAATAGATTTACCATCAGGAACAGCTTTATCATTAAAAAATACTATTATTAAAGCTTATAAAAAATTTAATATTTTAAAAAAAATTACATGTCACTCTATTAGAGCAGCTGATTTATATGGAGAACATAGTGTCTTATTTTCTTTTATCGGAGAACAAATAGAATTAATTCATAAAGCATCTAATAGGATGCCTTTTGCAAAAGGTGCCATTCAAGCAGCTATTTGGATTAATAATAAAAAATCTGGTATATATAATATGCACGATGTATTAGAAATATAA
- the pta gene encoding phosphate acetyltransferase — MLKVIMSIPVNVDMYFFTSVNIGLLNNIKNKKLKCKFFKPISQIENYNINYTNNILNKYKLNIESINSLKISDFNLLNNNTEYDNIIEKIIKKYFKNINNTEIIFIEGIIPFYFEQIIFKLNCDIANIFNAKIIFVTSTFSKNEILEKTKSIINNFFKEKLYNLQKNNTFFFIKEKCNNYNPFFYKINIFKNIFLKNDTINHNLLSLKKDNIIFIPWLKNFVFGIDLKVICKYLNCHISNNFKYKNIKYIIFLNIQKFINKSFFTESLIILSINDNTSLKKIDNMLSKNIFFKAILFTDCISKNSNLIIQKFSKIIKNNNIYILYTKNNFYEINLKLQNIYKYNFPIDDFKLISNIINYINLYIPDEIFDKKTINYKFYISPFLFRYNLINKASKLNKTILLPEGTDLRTLKAASICSQKNIAKCILLGKIKEIMNIAKINNINLENIDIINPSSIRNNYIEQLMYIRKNKLLNKHNAIKLLKDNMFLATMMLKNNEVDGIVSGANTTTANTIRPALQIIKTLPEYSIISSIFIMLLHENILIYGDCAINPNPNYQQLAEIAIQSANTSKLFNLKPKIAMISYSTGNSSKGIEVEKVYKATKLVQNKLPNLIIDGPLQYDAAIIKDIGKYKAPKSLVAGKANVIIFPDLNTGNTTYKAVQRTSKIISIGPILQGIKKPINDLSRGSSINDIIYTIAVTVIQSQYTKK; from the coding sequence ATGTTAAAAGTAATTATGTCAATACCAGTTAATGTTGATATGTATTTTTTTACTAGTGTAAATATTGGATTATTAAATAATATAAAAAATAAAAAATTAAAATGTAAATTTTTTAAACCTATTTCTCAAATAGAAAACTATAATATTAATTATACTAATAATATTTTAAATAAATATAAATTAAATATTGAGTCTATTAATTCTTTAAAAATTAGTGATTTTAATTTATTAAATAATAACACTGAATATGATAATATTATTGAAAAAATAATAAAAAAATATTTTAAAAATATAAATAATACAGAAATTATCTTTATAGAAGGAATAATTCCATTTTATTTTGAACAAATAATATTTAAATTAAATTGTGATATAGCAAATATATTCAATGCAAAAATTATTTTTGTTACATCTACATTTTCAAAAAATGAAATTTTAGAAAAAACAAAATCTATTATCAATAATTTTTTTAAAGAAAAATTATATAATTTACAAAAAAATAATACATTTTTCTTTATTAAAGAAAAATGTAATAATTATAATCCTTTTTTTTATAAAATAAATATATTTAAAAATATTTTTTTAAAAAATGATACTATAAATCATAATTTATTATCTTTAAAAAAAGATAATATTATTTTTATCCCATGGCTAAAAAATTTTGTGTTTGGAATAGATTTAAAAGTTATATGTAAATATTTAAATTGTCATATATCTAATAATTTTAAATATAAAAATATTAAATATATTATTTTTTTAAATATACAAAAATTTATAAATAAATCTTTTTTTACTGAATCTTTAATTATTTTATCTATAAATGATAATACAAGTTTAAAGAAAATAGATAATATGTTATCTAAAAATATTTTTTTTAAGGCTATATTATTTACAGATTGTATAAGTAAAAATTCTAATTTAATAATACAAAAATTTTCTAAAATTATTAAAAATAATAATATATATATTTTATATACAAAAAATAATTTTTATGAAATTAACTTAAAATTACAAAATATTTATAAGTATAATTTTCCAATTGATGATTTTAAATTAATATCAAATATAATCAATTATATTAATTTGTATATTCCTGATGAAATTTTTGATAAAAAAACTATAAATTATAAATTTTATATTTCACCGTTTTTATTTAGATATAATTTAATTAATAAAGCAAGTAAACTTAATAAAACAATTTTATTACCAGAAGGTACTGATCTACGTACTCTTAAAGCTGCATCAATATGTTCTCAAAAAAATATAGCTAAATGTATATTATTAGGTAAAATAAAAGAAATTATGAATATAGCTAAAATTAATAATATAAATTTAGAAAATATTGATATTATTAACCCTAGTTCTATTAGAAATAATTATATAGAACAATTAATGTATATAAGAAAGAATAAATTATTAAATAAACATAATGCAATAAAATTACTAAAAGATAATATGTTCTTAGCTACTATGATGTTAAAGAATAATGAAGTTGATGGTATAGTTTCTGGAGCTAATACAACAACTGCAAATACTATAAGACCAGCACTACAAATAATTAAAACTTTACCAGAATATTCTATAATTTCATCAATATTTATAATGTTATTACATGAAAATATATTAATATATGGTGATTGTGCAATTAATCCTAATCCCAATTATCAACAATTAGCTGAAATAGCAATACAATCAGCAAATACTAGTAAATTATTTAATTTAAAACCTAAAATAGCAATGATTTCTTATTCTACAGGTAATTCTAGTAAGGGTATTGAAGTTGAAAAAGTTTATAAAGCAACTAAATTAGTACAAAATAAATTACCAAATTTAATAATAGATGGACCATTACAATACGATGCTGCTATTATAAAAGATATTGGTAAATATAAAGCACCAAAATCTTTAGTTGCCGGAAAAGCTAATGTTATTATTTTTCCTGATCTTAATACAGGTAATACTACTTATAAAGCAGTTCAAAGAACATCTAAAATAATTTCTATAGGCCCTATTCTACAAGGTATAAAAAAACCAATTAATGATCTTTCAAGAGGTTCATCAATTAATGATATAATCTATACAATAGCAGTAACAGTTATTCAATCTCAATATACAAAAAAATAA